Proteins from a genomic interval of Candidatus Palauibacter scopulicola:
- a CDS encoding solute carrier family 23 protein → MASEPRDFNHAIQYEPDETPPYRIAIGLALQYVVLTIAAIVITVAIVVRAAGGSEDYLSWGSFAVLIVSGLTTAVQAARIGRIGAGYVLLMGTSGAFIAASVTALVQGGPALLASLVIASSLFQFGLSRHLALLRRIITPVVAGTVIMLIAVTIMPLLFDLLRQVPEGAWSLAAPVTAGATVVATLLIVLRASGVMRLWGPVIGILVGCVAAVSFGIYDFERVAAADWVGLPAAGWPGFGFSFGPAFWALLPTFVFVTLIGAIETVGDAVAIQRVSWRRSRATDFGAVQGAVAADGLGNLLSGLLSTVPNTTYSSSISLAEITGVAARRVGVCIGLTFVVLAFLPKIAAVVLAIPDPVLAAYGFVLISILFVIGARVVIQDGIDYRKAAIVGVSFWAGVAFQEGALFNEYLSPGLAPLLENGMTAGGLVAILLTALLELTGSRPLRVETTLNVEALPTIRNFLDKFSIRRKWPMEMSDRLLQAAEETLLLLLEKAKEGEDAEDRRLRVVARKWENGAELEFISAGGAGNIEDQIAVLASHGTAEPQEHEISLRILQHLATSVRHQKYHDADIVTVHIEGPARGGGGD, encoded by the coding sequence ATGGCGTCAGAACCCCGCGACTTCAACCACGCGATCCAGTACGAGCCCGACGAGACTCCGCCGTACCGGATCGCCATCGGTCTCGCGCTCCAGTACGTCGTGCTCACCATCGCGGCCATCGTCATCACGGTGGCGATCGTGGTGCGGGCGGCCGGCGGCTCCGAGGACTACCTGTCGTGGGGGAGCTTCGCGGTCCTGATCGTGAGCGGCCTGACCACGGCCGTGCAGGCCGCGCGCATCGGGCGCATCGGGGCGGGGTACGTCCTCCTCATGGGGACATCGGGCGCGTTCATCGCGGCCTCCGTGACGGCGCTCGTCCAAGGCGGTCCCGCCCTCCTCGCGTCGCTGGTCATCGCTTCATCCCTCTTCCAGTTCGGGCTCTCGCGGCACCTCGCGCTCCTCAGGCGGATCATCACGCCCGTGGTGGCGGGGACCGTGATCATGCTGATCGCCGTCACGATCATGCCCCTCCTGTTCGACCTCCTGCGCCAGGTCCCCGAGGGCGCCTGGTCGCTGGCGGCGCCGGTGACGGCGGGCGCGACCGTCGTCGCGACGCTGCTCATCGTGCTCCGGGCCAGCGGTGTCATGCGGCTGTGGGGTCCGGTGATCGGCATCCTCGTCGGGTGCGTGGCGGCGGTCTCGTTCGGCATCTACGACTTCGAGCGCGTGGCGGCCGCGGATTGGGTCGGTCTCCCCGCGGCCGGCTGGCCGGGCTTCGGCTTCAGCTTCGGCCCCGCCTTCTGGGCGCTGCTGCCGACGTTCGTGTTCGTGACGCTGATCGGCGCGATCGAGACGGTGGGCGACGCGGTGGCCATTCAGCGCGTCTCCTGGCGGCGCAGCCGAGCCACCGACTTCGGAGCGGTGCAGGGCGCGGTCGCCGCCGATGGGCTCGGCAACCTGCTCTCGGGGCTGCTGAGCACCGTCCCCAACACGACCTATTCGTCGAGCATCTCGCTGGCCGAGATCACCGGCGTGGCCGCGCGCCGCGTGGGCGTGTGCATCGGCCTGACCTTCGTCGTGCTGGCGTTCCTGCCCAAGATCGCGGCGGTCGTGCTCGCCATCCCGGACCCCGTGCTGGCCGCCTACGGGTTCGTGCTGATCTCGATCCTGTTCGTCATCGGAGCGCGCGTCGTCATCCAGGACGGCATCGACTATCGCAAGGCGGCGATCGTCGGCGTGTCGTTCTGGGCCGGCGTCGCCTTCCAGGAGGGTGCGCTCTTCAACGAGTACCTGAGCCCCGGGCTGGCGCCGCTGCTCGAGAACGGGATGACGGCGGGCGGCCTGGTCGCGATCCTCCTCACGGCGCTGCTCGAGCTCACGGGCTCGCGGCCCCTGCGCGTCGAGACGACGCTGAACGTGGAGGCGCTCCCCACCATCCGGAACTTCCTCGACAAGTTCTCGATCCGGCGCAAGTGGCCGATGGAGATGAGCGACCGGCTGCTGCAGGCGGCGGAGGAGACGCTGCTGCTCCTGTTGGAGAAGGCGAAGGAGGGGGAAGACGCCGAAGATCGGCGCCTGCGCGTCGTGGCCCGCAAATGGGAGAACGGGGCCGAACTGGAGTTCATCTCGGCTGGCGGCGCCGGGAACATCGAGGATCAGATCGCCGTCCTGGCCAGCCACGGCACGGCGGAACCGCAGGAGCACGAGATCTCGCTCCGCATTCTGCAGCACCTGGCCACGTCCGTGAGGCACCAGAAGTACCACGACGCCGACATCGTCACGGTCCACATCGAAGGCCCCGCGCGCGGAGGCGGCGGAGACTAG
- a CDS encoding type II toxin-antitoxin system HipA family toxin: MNRVLDIWWDGRLVGRLRQPRPAALEFAYAEDWLRDDRAPALSASLPRRAEPYPRRECRPFFAGLLPEEIQRDRVARSLGVSPLNDFALLDRLGGDVAGALQLLSPGESPTDLESDYSPQPLDDAALIEVLDKLPWRPLLAGEAGLRLSLAGAQSKLPVVTVDGRIALPAPGQPTTHILKPAIPDFPHTTENEAFAMRLARSVGLDVASVEPRRVGDRTFLLVARYDRSTGPDGRVRRVHQEDFCQALGIPPEVKYAGEGGPGLKDGFELLRRVALRPAVDVLKLLDATIFNLIVGNADAHGKNFSLLYDTARPRLAPLYDLVMTAAYPELATALAMPLGGCGRLADMDARHWVAFAEETTVGLPLIRRRVAELGESVIRKARDVAEELSIPGLDSEALSRFRRTVTARAERCMASTAAGADRLSGKSTGS, from the coding sequence ATGAACCGCGTCCTCGACATCTGGTGGGATGGGCGGCTCGTCGGCCGTTTGAGGCAGCCCCGGCCCGCCGCCCTGGAGTTCGCGTACGCGGAGGACTGGCTGCGGGACGACCGGGCCCCGGCGCTGTCCGCATCGCTCCCCAGGCGTGCGGAACCGTACCCCCGCCGCGAATGCCGCCCCTTCTTTGCCGGCCTCCTGCCTGAGGAGATCCAGCGGGACCGGGTGGCACGGTCGCTGGGCGTCTCTCCCCTGAACGACTTCGCCCTTCTCGATCGGCTCGGCGGCGACGTGGCGGGAGCCCTCCAGCTCCTGTCGCCCGGAGAATCGCCGACCGATCTCGAATCGGACTATTCGCCTCAACCGCTTGACGACGCGGCACTGATCGAGGTGCTCGACAAGCTGCCGTGGCGTCCCCTGCTCGCCGGCGAGGCAGGCCTTCGCCTGTCGCTCGCCGGCGCTCAGTCGAAACTGCCCGTCGTCACGGTCGACGGTCGGATCGCTCTTCCGGCGCCGGGGCAGCCCACGACCCACATCCTGAAACCGGCGATCCCCGACTTCCCCCACACGACGGAGAACGAAGCCTTCGCGATGCGGCTCGCGCGGTCAGTGGGCCTGGACGTCGCATCCGTGGAGCCGCGAAGAGTCGGGGACCGAACGTTCCTGCTGGTCGCGCGGTATGATCGATCCACGGGTCCGGACGGTCGGGTCCGCCGTGTCCATCAGGAGGATTTCTGCCAGGCGCTCGGGATACCGCCCGAAGTCAAATACGCAGGTGAGGGCGGTCCGGGTCTGAAGGATGGCTTCGAACTCCTGCGGCGGGTTGCCCTCCGCCCCGCCGTCGACGTTCTCAAGCTCCTCGACGCCACGATCTTCAACCTGATCGTCGGCAACGCCGACGCGCACGGGAAGAACTTCTCACTCCTGTACGACACCGCCCGACCTCGCCTTGCGCCGCTCTACGACCTCGTCATGACGGCCGCCTACCCGGAGTTGGCAACGGCGCTCGCCATGCCCCTCGGGGGGTGCGGCAGGCTTGCCGACATGGACGCTCGCCACTGGGTGGCCTTTGCCGAAGAAACGACGGTCGGACTCCCGCTCATCCGGAGGAGGGTCGCCGAACTCGGGGAGTCAGTGATCCGGAAGGCACGGGACGTGGCGGAGGAGCTATCGATTCCGGGGCTGGATTCGGAGGCGCTCTCGCGATTCCGCCGCACGGTCACCGCCCGCGCCGAGCGATGCATGGCGTCGACCGCCGCCGGAGCCGACCGGCTCAGCGGGAAATCCACGGGTTCGTAA
- a CDS encoding helix-turn-helix transcriptional regulator, with translation MRKRTVTPSDIGEIVRNARKSAGLRQHELAGVAGVGLRFIVDLEAGKPTAQIGKVLQVLAALGCSVEIVPPPEADATAPASVRDT, from the coding sequence ATGAGAAAACGAACCGTCACGCCTTCAGATATCGGCGAAATCGTCCGCAACGCGCGCAAGAGCGCGGGGCTGCGCCAGCATGAGCTTGCGGGTGTCGCGGGAGTGGGTCTGCGCTTCATCGTAGATCTTGAAGCGGGAAAACCGACCGCGCAGATCGGAAAGGTCCTTCAGGTGCTGGCGGCGCTCGGCTGTTCCGTCGAGATCGTTCCCCCACCCGAAGCTGACGCGACCGCACCCGCCAGCGTTCGCGATACATGA